A region of Terriglobales bacterium DNA encodes the following proteins:
- the bshB1 gene encoding bacillithiol biosynthesis deacetylase BshB1 — translation MSEPLDILAIAAHRDDVEQTCGGTLLKMAEAGHRTGILDLTQGEMGTRGTAEDRAREAAAAAKILKASWRSALDIPDARVENTWENRLKVARVIREQRPRVVILPYWQGRHPDHYTASTLGYEACFLAGLRKLDLPGEAHRPFKIIYATLYYDVRPTFVVDITEQFEQRLDSLYVYESQFTDQEAGSKDFPARAEIRGRVEAMARFYGMLAGVKYAEPFLQKEVGLVEDLTLIPVKSI, via the coding sequence GTGAGCGAGCCGCTGGACATCCTGGCCATTGCCGCGCATCGCGACGATGTAGAACAAACCTGCGGCGGTACGCTGCTGAAGATGGCCGAGGCCGGACATCGCACCGGCATCCTTGATCTCACGCAAGGCGAGATGGGAACACGCGGCACAGCGGAAGACCGCGCACGTGAAGCTGCGGCGGCCGCAAAGATCCTTAAAGCCAGTTGGCGGTCGGCGCTCGATATCCCTGATGCGCGGGTGGAGAATACCTGGGAGAACCGGCTGAAAGTTGCGCGCGTGATCCGCGAGCAGAGGCCGAGAGTGGTGATTCTTCCCTACTGGCAAGGACGGCATCCCGATCACTACACGGCTTCCACGCTGGGCTATGAGGCCTGCTTCCTGGCAGGCTTGAGAAAATTGGATTTGCCGGGCGAGGCGCATCGTCCTTTTAAAATTATTTATGCGACGTTGTATTACGATGTGCGTCCGACATTTGTCGTAGACATTACTGAACAGTTCGAGCAGCGGCTGGATTCTCTCTACGTCTACGAGTCACAATTCACCGATCAGGAGGCCGGCAGCAAAGACTTCCCTGCCCGCGCCGAAATCCGCGGACGGGTGGAAGCCATGGCCAGATTCTATGGAATGCTGGCCGGGGTGAAGTATGCCGAGCCGTTCTTGCAGAAAGAAGTCGGATTGGTAGAGGACCTGACGCTGATTCCGGTGAAGTCTATATAG
- a CDS encoding CsgG/HfaB family protein yields MNRTLLRAFFVWMLLTVVAAAQTAGPATARKKRVAVFDFDYGTVHSDVGAIFGSDVDVGKGISDLLVKYLVKDGTYSVIERKAMDKILAEQNFSNSDRANPTSAAQIGKLLGVDAIIVGSITQFGNETKNTNVGGAGGGFGGFGIGGFGHKKSKAIVGIDARIVNIDTAEILGVAEGKGESSRESTSLLGGGGNWHGFGAGNVDFGSSDFQNTIIGEAVKLAVQQTSTELIADSGKLEARTITVSGLVAAVDGGQIVLNVGAKAGLKVGDQLNVERVSREIKDPATGKVIRRLSSTIGVVRVTDVDDISSVCTPVSGTGFRVGDAVKTVTQ; encoded by the coding sequence ATGAACAGAACATTGTTGCGCGCATTTTTTGTGTGGATGTTGCTTACCGTTGTTGCGGCGGCACAAACTGCCGGTCCTGCCACTGCGCGCAAGAAGCGCGTGGCCGTATTTGATTTTGATTATGGCACCGTCCATAGCGACGTGGGGGCGATTTTTGGTTCGGATGTCGACGTAGGCAAGGGCATCTCTGATCTCCTCGTCAAGTATCTGGTGAAAGACGGCACCTATTCCGTGATTGAGCGCAAGGCCATGGATAAAATCCTGGCCGAACAGAATTTTTCCAATAGCGACCGGGCCAATCCAACTTCGGCCGCGCAAATTGGCAAGCTTCTTGGTGTGGACGCGATCATCGTCGGCAGCATCACCCAGTTTGGAAACGAAACCAAGAACACGAATGTTGGCGGCGCCGGCGGGGGATTTGGCGGCTTTGGCATCGGCGGTTTTGGCCACAAGAAGAGCAAAGCCATCGTGGGCATTGACGCGCGCATCGTCAACATTGATACCGCTGAGATTTTGGGCGTGGCCGAGGGCAAGGGCGAATCTTCGCGCGAGAGCACTTCGCTGCTCGGCGGCGGAGGCAATTGGCACGGCTTCGGCGCCGGCAACGTTGATTTCGGCAGCAGCGATTTTCAAAATACCATCATCGGCGAAGCTGTAAAATTGGCCGTTCAGCAAACCAGTACCGAGCTCATTGCCGATTCCGGAAAACTTGAGGCGCGTACCATCACTGTCTCGGGCCTTGTGGCTGCGGTCGATGGCGGACAGATTGTTCTCAATGTAGGCGCAAAAGCCGGCCTGAAGGTCGGCGACCAGCTCAACGTTGAGCGAGTCAGCAGGGAAATCAAAGATCCGGCAACCGGTAAGGTGATTCGCCGCCTCTCCTCAACCATTGGCGTTGTTCGTGTTACAGATGTGGATGATATCTCTTCTGTATGCACCCCAGTTTCTGGTACGGGATTTAGAGTTGGCGACGCTGTAAAGACTGTGACGCAATAA